The Novosphingobium aromaticivorans DSM 12444 genome segment GACAGCGGCGACGATGCCGGAATGGTAGATAGGCGTTTCGCCTTCCTTGAAGCTGAACTCGGGAATACGCTTGAGCCATTCCTCGAGCGTGACGATGACCTCCATGCGGGCAAGGTGCATTCCGGCACACCGGTGCGGGCCGCCCCCGAAAGTACTGTGCGAAATGGACCGGCGTGAAAAGTCCAGCTTCCAAGGCTCGGGATTGGCAGCATCATCCAGGCCGTGAAGCGCCGTTGGCAGTAAAATCATGTCGCCACGTTTGAGGAACACGCCCTTGTATTCCTGGTCCTTGGCAACCATCCGGGCCTCGGAAACGACAGGGAAGCGGCGGAACATCTCCTCGGCACCGCGCATGAGCTTCAGCGGGTCGCTGCGCAGTTCAGCGACCAGTTCGGGATGGCGCGCAAGGTGGATCATGAAGAAGCTGAGGAAGTTGACGACGGTATCGAGGCCGCCCAGCAGCAGCAGCGAGATGAGCCCTTGTGCCTTGTCGTGCGCAATGCGCTCGCCGTTGATCTCGCTGTTGACCATGAGCGTAATAAGATCATCGCCGTCGCCACCCACTCGGGCGCGGATGATCGGGTCGACATAGGCGTAGAAGCCGTTGTTGCCGGCTTCGAGGTCGGTCGCCATCTCTTCGGGCGTGTTGCCCTCGGGACGGGTCATCTGCCGAGCATACTCGCTCAGAACGGGGATGTCCTCAAGCGGCAGGTCGGCTAGCGCCATGAAAACGTGGACCGGGAAAAGCTCTGCGTATTCGGCCGCGAAGTCGCATTCGCCACGCGCGGCGAAACTGTCGATCAGGCTGCTCGCCACCTCGCGCACCTTGTCCTCGACCTTGCGGATTTTGGCGAGGTTGAGCCCCTTGTCGAGCGCCTTGCGATAGGGGGTATGCTCGGGCGGGTCCATCTTCGTGGGGACCATCTGGTATTTCTCGCCGGCCTCCTTTGGAAGGAAGATCACCTCGCTGGAGAAGCGGGTCGGATCGCTGTAGACTTCCTTAACGGTGTCGCCATTGGTGGCGATCCAGTGGCCGCCCGTGAACGGGGTCCAGATCAGGTCCGGAATGCCCGGATGCTGCACCTTCTTCCAGGCTTCGTGATATCCGTCCTCAATCCCATTAAGCGCATACATGTCGATTTCGTAGACCCGATCTTCCGGGACGTTGGCAGGGCGCTCGACCTTGGCGCGGACGGCCTCATCGAAGTTGGTAGCCAATCTGCTCTCCTGTGGGTTAAAGGTGTCCATGCGTGTTGTGCCCACGCGTTATGCGTGTTTGTTACACGTGTTTTGGCGGTGGAGCAAGGAAGAAGTCGGTCTATGGTTGTTTCGACGCAGTTCTGGCAGATCAGCACCTTCCATGCGGGTGACAGGACGGCCGAGTTGAAATGAGAATGCGTGAGCTGGAGGAAAAGACGGGTGTGAACCGCGAGGTGATTCGAATCCTGTTGCGCAAAGGCTTGCTTCCCGAACCGCTGCGTCTGGCGCGAAACCAGGCGGAATATGACGAGACCCACGTGCGCGCTGTGGCGGTCGTGCGGGAACTGCAGAAGGGCAGCCGCCTCACCCTCGACCAGATCAAGGAACTGCTCGACGGCAACGGCCTCGACAGCGGCGCGGGCGCGCAGACCTATCAGCACTTGGAGGAACTGCTGGCCATCAGATTCGGGCTGGCAGAAACGCGGCTGGTACCGCTCGGTGCGATCGCCGAGCGCAATCCGATGGCCGACAAGGACGCCCATACCTTCGAGCAAATGGGTATGATCGAACTGGTCAACGACGGCCCCGAGCCACGCCTCAGCCTCACCGATGCCCGGATCGTCGAGATTTGGGCTCAGATCCGCGAATTGGGTTTCAACGAGGAAACGGGCTTCCCGCCCGGCAACATCGCGTTCTACCGGGATGCCGCTGAGGAGGTCGCCGCCAAGGAAGCGGCTGTCTTCCTTAAGGGGAGTGCGGGCCGGATCACCGAGGAAAAGGCGGCCGCCATGCTTCAAGGTGCGCTGCCGCTCATGCTCGACTTTTTCGGATTGCTGCGACTCAAAGCCTTCATGCGCAACATCCACGAGGCGGTGGATGCATCGGACAACGATGCATCCTGACCACCACGCGTGAGGCCTGAAAACATCACCCCTCAGGCCATTTCGAAGCCTTCGTAGTTTTTGTAGGCGACCTGTTCGCAGCGCTTGCGGTACTCGGGCCCGCCGCCGACGTGGACGAGGGTGCGCCGCTCGATGGTTCCGTCGGGCCGCTCGGTGGTCTTGACCCACCAGGCGTTGGCTTCTGCGAGGAGGGTGCGCGAGAAGTCGCGGTAGACTTCCTCGGTCCAGCGCTGCTCGGCACGCTCGGAGGGCTCCGAACTGGTGAGTCCGCGTGCCTGCATGTACGCGATCATGCGCAGCACCCATTCGGCCTGGAGCCCGCCACACACGCCCACGTTGCAGAAGGCTGAGCCATTGTGCGGGCCGACGAGCGTCCAGAAGTTGGGGAAGCCGCGTGCCTGCACGCCCAGGTAGGTGCTTGGCCCTTCCGACCAGGCATCCTTGAGGCGCAGGCCGTTGCGGCCGCGGATGTCGATACGGTCGAGCGAGCCTGTGACCGCGTCGAAGCCGGTCGCGAAGATCACAACGTCGAGATCGTAGAACGCGTCGGCGGTGCGGATACCCCCGGCCTCGAAGCCCTGGATCGGCGCCTCGCGGATGTCGACGAGGTGGACGTTGTCGCGGTTGTAGGCCTCGTAATAGTTGGTCTCCATCGGCACCCGCTTGGTGCCGAAGGGGTGGTCGGTCGGGATCAGCTTCTCGGCGACTGCGGGGTCCTTCACGCGCTGGCGGATCTTCTTGGCGACGAAGTCGGCGAGGAACTTGTTCGATTCCTTGCTGAGCAGGAGATCGCGAAAGCCGCTCAGCCAGATGCCATATCCGGGCTGGTCGTAAAGCTCCTCGAAGAAGGCCTCGCGCTCCTCTGCCGGCACC includes the following:
- a CDS encoding flavin-containing monooxygenase, with amino-acid sequence MEAAAGPGFGAPDFDAIVIGAGVTGMYQTYLLDEAGLRVLGIEAGADVGGTWYWNRYPGCRLDTESYAYGYFALKGIIPEWRWSETFAGQPEMLRYANYAADKMDVRRHYRFNTRVEAARYDDSNSCWQVTLDSGEIVSCRFLISATGPLSASRMPDFAGLDSYKGQSFHSSRWPTNPDGSVQDIDFAGKRVGVIGTGATGVQIIPIVAQSAQELFVFQRTPNWCTPLGNSPLSDEDMALIRSRYPTILEYVKITDTAFPYHRDTRKGTEVPAEEREAFFEELYDQPGYGIWLSGFRDLLLSKESNKFLADFVAKKIRQRVKDPAVAEKLIPTDHPFGTKRVPMETNYYEAYNRDNVHLVDIREAPIQGFEAGGIRTADAFYDLDVVIFATGFDAVTGSLDRIDIRGRNGLRLKDAWSEGPSTYLGVQARGFPNFWTLVGPHNGSAFCNVGVCGGLQAEWVLRMIAYMQARGLTSSEPSERAEQRWTEEVYRDFSRTLLAEANAWWVKTTERPDGTIERRTLVHVGGGPEYRKRCEQVAYKNYEGFEMA
- a CDS encoding cytochrome P450 — encoded protein: MYALNGIEDGYHEAWKKVQHPGIPDLIWTPFTGGHWIATNGDTVKEVYSDPTRFSSEVIFLPKEAGEKYQMVPTKMDPPEHTPYRKALDKGLNLAKIRKVEDKVREVASSLIDSFAARGECDFAAEYAELFPVHVFMALADLPLEDIPVLSEYARQMTRPEGNTPEEMATDLEAGNNGFYAYVDPIIRARVGGDGDDLITLMVNSEINGERIAHDKAQGLISLLLLGGLDTVVNFLSFFMIHLARHPELVAELRSDPLKLMRGAEEMFRRFPVVSEARMVAKDQEYKGVFLKRGDMILLPTALHGLDDAANPEPWKLDFSRRSISHSTFGGGPHRCAGMHLARMEVIVTLEEWLKRIPEFSFKEGETPIYHSGIVAAVENVPLVWPIAR
- a CDS encoding MerR family transcriptional regulator, whose product is MRELEEKTGVNREVIRILLRKGLLPEPLRLARNQAEYDETHVRAVAVVRELQKGSRLTLDQIKELLDGNGLDSGAGAQTYQHLEELLAIRFGLAETRLVPLGAIAERNPMADKDAHTFEQMGMIELVNDGPEPRLSLTDARIVEIWAQIRELGFNEETGFPPGNIAFYRDAAEEVAAKEAAVFLKGSAGRITEEKAAAMLQGALPLMLDFFGLLRLKAFMRNIHEAVDASDNDAS